The following proteins are encoded in a genomic region of Nicotiana sylvestris chromosome 4, ASM39365v2, whole genome shotgun sequence:
- the LOC104226563 gene encoding large ribosomal subunit protein uL29-like, whose product MARIKVHELRGKSKTELLAQLKDLKAELALLRVAKVTGGAPNKLSKIKVVRLSIAQVLTVISQKQKSVLREAYKNKKYLPLDLRPKKTRAIRRRLTKHQASLKTEREKKKEMYFPIRKYAIKV is encoded by the exons ATGG CGAGAATAAAGGTTCATGAGCTGAGGGGCAAGTCGAAGACTGAGTTGTTGGCTCAGTTGAAGGATCTGAAGGCTGAACTTGCTCTTCTCCGTGTTGCTAAAGTCACCGGTGGTGCCCCTAACAAGCTATCCAAAAT AAAGGTGGTAAGGTTGTCGATTGCACAGGTTTTGACTGTGATCTCACAGAAGCAAAAGTCAGTTCTTCGGGAAGCTTACAAGAACAAGAAGTACTTGCCTCTTGACCTTCGCCCCAAGAAAACAAGGGCTATACGCAGACGTTTGACTAAGCACCAG GCATCCTTGAAGAcagagagagagaagaagaaggagatgtATTTCCCCATAAGAAAATATGCTATCAAAGTTTAG
- the LOC104226562 gene encoding probable pectate lyase 4, whose amino-acid sequence MAVLPYSDVDSSLKALAGRAEGFGRFSIGGLNGPVYSVTTLADDGPGSLRDGCRKKEPLWIVFEVSGTIHLASYLRVSSYKTIDGRGQRIKLTGKGLQLKDCEHIIVCNLEFEGGRGHDVDGIQIKPNSRHIWIDRCSLRDYDDGLIDITRQSTDITISRCYFAQHDKTMLIGADPSHIGDRCIRVTIHHCFFDGTRQRQPRVRFGKVHLYNNYTRNWGIYAICASVESQVYSQCNIYEATQKKKAFEYYTEKAADKEEARTGLIRSEGDLFLKGAQGMLLTGVGEECVFHPSEFYPVWTLEPASDSLKAVLQVCTGWQSISRPPEVCADHMKPAC is encoded by the exons ATGGCGGTGTTACCATATTCTGATGTAGATTCGAGCTTAAAAGCGCTAGCCGGTCGAGCCGAAGGATTTGGCAGGTTTTCCATCGGCGGTCTAAACGGTCCGGTCTATTCCGTCACTACATTGGCCG ATGATGGTCCAGGATCACTTCGTGATGGCTGCCGTAAGAAAGAACCACTATGGATTGTTTTTGAAGTTTCAGGCACCATTCATCTCGCATCTTACCTACGTGTGTCATCTTATAAAACTATTGATGGTCGAGGCCAAAGGATAAAACTCACTGGCAAAGGCTTACAACTGAAGGATTGTGAGCACATAATCGTATGCAATTTGGAGTTTGAAGGTGGCAGAGGTCATGACGTTGATGGCATTCAAATAAAACCAAATTCTAGGCACATTTGGATAGACCGCTGTTCTCTTCGTGATTATGATGATGGGCTAATCGATATAACCAGACAAAGCACAGATATCACTATTTCTAG ATGTTATTTTGCTCAGCATGATAAGACAATGCTTATTGGAGCAGACCCATCTCATATTGGTGATAGATGTATCAGAGTGACCATCCACCACTGCTTTTTCGATGGGACACGGCAGAGGCAACCTCGTGTTAGATTTGGAAAAGTTCATCTGTACAATAATTATACTAGAAATTGGGGTATATATGCTATTTGTGCCAGTGTAGAATCACAG GTATACTCTCAATGCAACATATACGAAGCTACACAGAAGAAAAAAGCTTTTGAGTATTACACAGAGAAG GCAGCAGATAAGGAAGAAGCAAGGACAGGTTTAATCAGATCTGAAGGGGACTTGTTTCTCAAAGGAGCTCAGGGAATGTTGTTAACTGGTGTTGGTGAAGAGTGTGTTTTTCATCCAAGTGAATTTTACCCTGTCTGGACATTGGAACCTGCCTCAGACTCCCTCAAAGCTGTTCTTCAAGTTTGCACTGGTTGGCAATCTATTTCCCGACCACCAGAAGTGTGTGCTGATCATATGAAACCTGCATGCTAG